The genomic stretch GGACCGTTTGTTGGAGATCTTCACAGTTGTCCTTTCACCCAGGCCTGGATCTGGGCGGCGGGCATGGCTCCGGCCGTGCGAGCGGTTTCCCTGCCCTGCCGGAAGAGGACCAGACTCGGAACGGACTGGATGTTGAAGCGGGCAGGAACGGTGCGCTGGGCCTCGGTGTCCATCTTGGCCAGGATCACCTGCCCCTGGAGGGCTGCGGCAGCCTGGCTAAAGGCCGGAGTCATCATCTTGCACGGCCCGCACCACGGAGCCCAGAAATCGACCAGCACGGGCAGGGTGGAGCGGGTGATGAAGCGCTCGAAGGTCTGGTCCGTGAGTTCCACTGGGTTTACGGGCAGGAGGGACGTGGCGCACTTGGCGCAGACGGGGTTCTGGCGGATGCGTTCGGTGAGAACGGCGTTGACGGTCTGGCAGTTCGGGCAGACGGCATGTATTTTTTCCATGAGTGTGGCCTCCGGTTTGTGGTGAGGATGAGAACTAACAGGGAATAAACATCCGGCTGCGATGGGCAAGGTGGCAGGAAGAAATGCGAATGACACGTGATGCCACAACGTCATCCTCGTGAAGGCGAAAGCCCACGATTCTCTCAAGATTCGAGCTGCCGTTGCGGCACGCGGCCCGTTGTCGGCATGCCCCTCGGCCCCGCCGGAACTCCTTCTCCGGCCTCGTAGAGTTGAATCGTTGCGTGCAGGACGGAAAATTCAGGCCGTGCAACAGGCAACGATTCAACAAACGATGCCTGGCTCAGTCAGACAGCCGACGAGGCCGAGTGCCATACCGACAACGGGCCTTGAGGCGTTGGTGTGCATTAGTTCGATGATGAGCTGCTGAAAGATGGATTCCGCGCTGTTGCCCGACATGGCCCGCCTTCGCGGGAATGACCTGGAGATATGCGGGAATTACATGGATCTGTGCGGGATTCCGCTGTGTCCATGCAAACTGGACAGAACGCATATTTGTCGGGACCAATAGGCGTCATTCCCGCGAAGACGGGAATCCATTTTTTCTCTTTGGACCACGCATGTCGAACCGTGAATGACGCTGCCACTCGGCGGCAGGCAAAGAGTCAAACGAAAGCCAACAAAAAACCCCTTCGCGGGAAGGGGTTGGTGTCAGTAGCGGGGCAGTCAGGCTCAGATGCCCATGATGTTGTAGCCCGAATCCACGTAAATGACTTCGCCGGTAATGGCGCGGCAGGGTGCGGGTACTTGCTGGTTCATGAATGTCGGTACGTACAGGGATGGTTTAGTTGAGTGATCGGCGCAGCATTTCTTCCGTGACCCTGTCTGGAATTCTCCAGTGGGAATAAAAGTTTCGTCGGTGGAGATAGCGTGCGTTTGTGTCCAACTCGGAATCGGAAATTCTAAGGGATGATGCGTAGGACGCTTCCAGAATGTCGAAAAAAATGTCCGGGCGATTGGGGCCGAGCAAAAATTTTGGAGAATGAAATTCAACGACGGGAAATGAATCCGTGTTCAATGAAGTTATTCCGAGAGTCATTGTTTGCAAAGAATTGTTGTCAAGGTAATAGAAGCTCAGTAGCGATCCGGGGGTGTTAATATGCATGTCCTCAAATTTTTTGCGGACATCTGATGTTTCAAACAAGTGGCTGAGGCGTTCCACATTGATTTCAAGGGGCTGCATTGAGCTTAGCAAAAACGTGTCCGTCCCAGACATCCAGAGGTGT from Desulfomicrobium macestii encodes the following:
- the trxC gene encoding thioredoxin TrxC encodes the protein MEKIHAVCPNCQTVNAVLTERIRQNPVCAKCATSLLPVNPVELTDQTFERFITRSTLPVLVDFWAPWCGPCKMMTPAFSQAAAALQGQVILAKMDTEAQRTVPARFNIQSVPSLVLFRQGRETARTAGAMPAAQIQAWVKGQL